Proteins from a single region of Candidatus Woesearchaeota archaeon:
- the dnaJ gene encoding molecular chaperone DnaJ, with translation MADKDYYSLLGVEKGATKEDIKKAYKKLAMKYHPDRAAEENKKEYEEKFKEINQAASVLGDDKKRAQYDQYGSAAFNGGAGGPGGSGFEGYDFSDVMSQFGGMGDFGDIFDQLFGGNAGGRGRGGRRGSDLLYDIEITLEEVAKGTTKSVKLNKLAHCASCKGKGAHSFTKCSSCQGSGYMRKIQKTPFGVFQQTAPCSTCQGRGEKASDTCKECNGEGVVRERKEIEVTIPAGIEDGMRLRVTGEGEVGGAGGRAGDLYIQVHVKAHAHFARQGDNLEITIPISFTQATLGDEIEVPTIDGTAVLTIPEGTQSETTFRMKGKGLARIQSSGRGDQMVKVRVAVPTKISKKQRELIKELQEEKASTGFLKRFFG, from the coding sequence ATGGCAGATAAAGATTATTATTCATTATTGGGTGTTGAGAAAGGTGCAACGAAAGAAGATATTAAGAAAGCCTATAAAAAACTGGCAATGAAATATCACCCAGATCGCGCTGCTGAAGAGAATAAAAAGGAGTATGAAGAGAAATTCAAGGAAATTAATCAAGCAGCTTCCGTTCTTGGAGATGATAAGAAACGGGCCCAATATGATCAATATGGTTCTGCTGCGTTTAATGGCGGGGCTGGCGGTCCTGGTGGCAGTGGTTTTGAGGGGTATGATTTCTCTGATGTGATGTCACAATTTGGCGGTATGGGGGATTTTGGAGATATCTTTGATCAACTCTTTGGTGGCAATGCTGGGGGTCGTGGACGAGGTGGTCGACGCGGTTCTGATTTACTCTATGATATTGAAATCACTCTGGAGGAAGTAGCAAAAGGAACGACAAAATCTGTTAAACTCAATAAATTAGCTCATTGTGCTTCTTGCAAAGGTAAAGGGGCTCATTCGTTTACAAAATGTTCATCTTGTCAAGGTTCAGGATATATGCGTAAAATTCAAAAGACTCCGTTTGGTGTCTTCCAACAAACTGCGCCTTGTTCTACTTGTCAAGGTCGTGGTGAGAAAGCAAGTGATACCTGTAAAGAATGTAACGGTGAAGGCGTCGTTCGTGAACGTAAAGAAATCGAAGTTACTATTCCTGCTGGAATTGAGGATGGTATGCGTCTACGTGTTACTGGAGAAGGCGAGGTGGGAGGAGCAGGTGGTCGTGCGGGAGATTTGTATATTCAAGTTCATGTCAAAGCTCATGCTCACTTTGCAAGGCAAGGGGATAATTTGGAAATTACTATTCCTATTTCGTTTACGCAGGCTACACTTGGTGATGAAATTGAAGTACCTACCATTGACGGTACTGCTGTTCTCACTATTCCTGAAGGGACGCAATCAGAAACAACATTTCGCATGAAAGGTAAAGGTCTTGCTCGTATTCAATCCAGTGGACGTGGCGATCAGATGGTAAAAGTGCGTGTTGCTGTTCCTACAAAAATATCTAAGAAACAACGTGAACTGATTAAAGAATTGCAGGAAGAGAAAGCAAGTACGGGATTTTTAAAACGGTTCTTTGGGTGA